A genomic region of Roseateles amylovorans contains the following coding sequences:
- a CDS encoding flagellar motor switch protein FliG → MAEASEFIPPGSASSLSPVERAAIVLLSMGEEPAAAVLRCLSREELLDVTQVMSRLSGIKVDWVKTALQTFFDDYREQSGVHGASRSYLKRSLDLALGGQIASSVLNSIYGDAIRPKMQRLQWASPKWLAEQISHEHPRMQAVFLAFLPSALASEVIAALPEGPAGGRDQVLLQMARLSEVDADLLAELDELVERCLGGLGQQGATVEGVKQVAEILNRLPGQRQQMVELLRAHDPQVVGEIETSLYEFFMLSRQSEATLTRLIEEVPLELWAVALKGAEPAVRDAILAAMPRRQAQSFEDLIRRGGPMPMSRVEQARAEIMTQVKALVDAGEIQVQLFAEAVVE, encoded by the coding sequence ATGGCCGAAGCGAGTGAGTTCATTCCGCCCGGCAGCGCCTCGTCGCTGAGCCCGGTCGAGCGTGCCGCCATCGTGCTGCTGAGCATGGGCGAAGAGCCGGCCGCGGCGGTGCTGCGCTGCCTGTCGCGCGAGGAACTGCTGGATGTCACCCAGGTGATGTCGCGGCTGTCCGGCATCAAGGTCGACTGGGTGAAGACCGCGCTGCAGACCTTCTTCGATGACTACCGCGAACAAAGCGGCGTCCACGGCGCCTCGCGCAGCTACCTGAAGCGCTCGCTGGACCTGGCGCTGGGCGGCCAGATCGCCTCCAGCGTGCTCAACAGCATCTATGGCGATGCGATCCGTCCCAAGATGCAGCGGCTGCAATGGGCTTCGCCCAAGTGGTTGGCGGAGCAGATCAGCCATGAGCATCCCCGCATGCAGGCGGTGTTCCTGGCCTTCCTGCCCAGTGCGCTGGCCAGCGAGGTGATTGCCGCCTTGCCCGAAGGCCCCGCCGGCGGCCGCGATCAGGTGCTGCTGCAGATGGCCCGCCTGTCCGAAGTGGATGCGGACCTGCTGGCCGAGCTCGACGAGTTGGTCGAGCGTTGCCTGGGCGGATTGGGTCAACAGGGCGCGACCGTCGAAGGCGTCAAGCAGGTCGCCGAGATCCTCAACCGGCTGCCCGGCCAGCGCCAGCAGATGGTCGAGCTGCTGCGGGCGCACGACCCGCAGGTGGTGGGCGAGATCGAGACCAGCCTGTACGAGTTCTTCATGCTGTCGCGTCAGAGCGAGGCCACGCTCACCCGCCTCATCGAAGAGGTGCCGCTGGAGCTGTGGGCGGTGGCGCTCAAGGGCGCCGAGCCGGCCGTGCGCGATGCCATCTTGGCCGCCATGCCGCGCCGTCAGGCCCAGAGCTTCGAGGACCTGATCCGCCGCGGCGGGCCGATGCCGATGAGCCGGGTGGAACAGGCGCGCGCCGAGATCATGACCCAGGTGAAGGCCCTGGTGGATGCGGGCGAGATCCAGGTGCAACTGTTTGCCGAGGCGGTCGTCGAATGA
- the fliF gene encoding flagellar basal-body MS-ring/collar protein FliF, producing MNDIQTLPAAPTWRQRLTAVLGGLSGGWAKAGPAAGAGLRGLAPLLALAAVVTALVLTLLWRDQAGYKPVFGQRERVATADVLAVLDAEHIAYRLHPDSGQVLVPESELGRARMLLAAKGVVAKLPAGLELMDRSDPLGVSQFVQDIRFRRGLEGELAQSMMALDAVESARVHLSIAKSSSFVLNDGQKSAASVMVTLKAGRTLSHEQIAAAINLIAGSVANLEPSRVSLVDQAGHLLSARVDLSEGFEGGTQGDEAQRRVQDEVRRNVHELLAPVLGDQNYRLSVTAEVNNDRVQETREQFGDAPKLTNEAMREEQERERIALGVPGSLSNRPPAAMAAAAASAAQVGPDDTAGNNNSNTARKNASTRQYAYDRSITQVKKSRGRLERLSVAVLLNTAAAPGGATTWSTDDIAKVERLLSGGLGLDTTRGDKLSVSTLAFPVAPIAEPWYQQRDTLVEFGGWAAYALAALLGYLLIARPLLRMGQHALGMERRSGDRATAGRGDAGNERRGQGPELTPLEPIGGAAAGHVAAGASLDGASARPTLAGPAAGSAVSTLLENFELPPPGSPVDVLVDHLKVLAAKEPERVAEVVKQWVQKKNGRSE from the coding sequence ATGAACGACATCCAAACCTTGCCGGCCGCGCCGACGTGGCGCCAGCGGCTGACAGCCGTGCTCGGCGGCTTGTCCGGAGGCTGGGCCAAGGCCGGCCCGGCGGCGGGCGCCGGCCTGCGCGGCCTGGCACCGCTGCTGGCCCTGGCCGCCGTGGTGACCGCCTTGGTGCTCACCCTGCTCTGGCGCGATCAGGCGGGCTACAAGCCGGTCTTCGGACAACGCGAACGCGTGGCGACGGCCGATGTGCTGGCGGTGCTGGACGCGGAGCACATCGCCTACCGGCTCCATCCCGACAGCGGCCAGGTGCTGGTGCCGGAATCGGAGCTGGGCCGTGCCCGCATGCTGCTCGCCGCCAAGGGCGTCGTTGCCAAGCTGCCGGCCGGGCTGGAGCTGATGGACCGCAGCGATCCGCTGGGCGTGAGCCAGTTCGTGCAGGACATCCGCTTCCGCCGCGGCCTGGAAGGCGAGCTGGCGCAAAGCATGATGGCGCTGGATGCGGTCGAATCGGCGCGGGTCCACCTGTCCATCGCCAAGAGCAGTTCCTTTGTGCTGAACGATGGGCAGAAGAGCGCGGCCTCGGTGATGGTCACGCTCAAGGCCGGTCGCACCCTCAGCCACGAACAGATCGCCGCGGCCATCAACCTGATCGCGGGCTCGGTGGCCAATCTGGAGCCGTCGCGGGTGAGCCTGGTGGACCAGGCGGGTCATCTGCTGTCCGCGCGGGTGGACCTGAGCGAAGGCTTCGAGGGCGGCACCCAGGGCGACGAAGCCCAACGCCGCGTGCAGGACGAAGTGCGGCGCAATGTGCATGAGCTGCTGGCCCCGGTCCTGGGGGATCAGAACTACCGGCTCAGCGTCACCGCCGAGGTCAACAACGACCGGGTGCAGGAAACCCGCGAGCAGTTCGGCGATGCGCCCAAGCTCACCAATGAAGCGATGCGCGAAGAGCAGGAACGCGAACGCATCGCCTTGGGCGTGCCCGGCTCGCTGAGCAACCGGCCGCCGGCAGCGATGGCCGCGGCCGCTGCCTCGGCCGCTCAGGTGGGCCCGGACGACACCGCCGGCAACAACAACAGCAACACCGCACGCAAGAACGCGTCGACCCGCCAATACGCCTACGACCGCAGCATCACCCAGGTGAAGAAGAGCCGCGGTCGGCTGGAGCGGTTGAGCGTGGCCGTGCTGCTCAACACCGCCGCAGCGCCCGGCGGTGCAACGACCTGGTCGACGGACGACATCGCGAAGGTCGAGCGTCTGCTCAGCGGCGGCCTGGGCTTGGACACCACCCGCGGCGACAAGCTCAGCGTGTCCACGCTGGCCTTCCCGGTCGCCCCGATCGCCGAGCCCTGGTATCAGCAGCGCGACACGCTGGTGGAGTTCGGCGGTTGGGCGGCCTATGCGCTGGCCGCCTTGCTGGGCTACCTGCTGATTGCCCGGCCGCTGTTGCGCATGGGCCAGCACGCGCTCGGCATGGAGCGCCGCAGCGGCGACCGTGCCACCGCCGGCCGCGGTGACGCCGGCAACGAGCGGCGCGGCCAGGGACCGGAGCTCACACCCCTGGAGCCGATCGGTGGCGCCGCTGCCGGTCACGTCGCAGCGGGCGCGTCGCTGGACGGCGCCTCCGCGCGGCCGACCTTGGCCGGGCCGGCTGCGGGCTCGGCGGTGTCGACGCTGCTGGAGAACTTTGAACTGCCGCCGCCGGGCTCTCCGGTCGACGTGCTGGTGGACCACCTGAAGGTGCTCGCGGCCAAGGAGCCGGAGCGGGTGGCGGAAGTCGTCAAGCAATGGGTGCAAAAGAAAAATGGCCGAAGCGAGTGA
- a CDS encoding flagellar hook-basal body complex protein FliE, with protein MSVSTINAAMAVSAMDSLLLQDASRLQQDAQNLISPSSDNLGSGSEATSMGFEQMLRRVDDRQQAANDRMEAVERGESDDLVGAMLSSQQASLSFSMLMQVRNKVVGAVDELIKLQL; from the coding sequence ATGTCGGTCTCGACAATCAATGCCGCGATGGCGGTATCGGCGATGGATTCGCTGTTGCTGCAGGATGCTTCGCGCCTGCAGCAGGACGCTCAAAACCTCATTTCGCCTTCCAGCGATAACCTCGGTTCCGGTTCCGAGGCGACGTCCATGGGCTTCGAGCAGATGCTGCGCCGGGTGGACGATCGTCAGCAGGCGGCCAACGACCGCATGGAGGCGGTGGAGCGCGGCGAGAGCGACGACCTGGTCGGCGCGATGCTGTCGAGCCAGCAGGCCAGCCTGTCGTTCTCCATGCTGATGCAGGTGCGGAACAAGGTGGTCGGCGCGGTCGACGAGCTGATCAAGCTGCAGCTCTGA
- a CDS encoding FliM/FliN family flagellar motor C-terminal domain-containing protein, whose product MPSTVTGSRPVAMPSQAPSPRPAALDPRCLGRPVHLLPRVALRLQEALQRKLCLPWNRRYHARYDLHALSLQPLDRATREADTLDPDALRWLRTPGPAGLLACRIDRSLVLALLARRLGLGTDAPAAPDSPASPAPAKLPTATEDRLLQSLARQFCGLSLQLLAQAAQPDGTHDLQDLSPTDDLPSMQLGSLPDLGADAWEMRVLIRDAADPARDMPLRLALSGAYVQPLLRQLSAEAHRARPKPPAKPPLARRLTLSLQARLLEREMALGTVLDLQPGALIPIRLTDATVIVEGAALMRAAVAEHQGKLCLTSFEDLE is encoded by the coding sequence ATGCCCTCCACCGTCACCGGCTCACGCCCTGTTGCCATGCCCAGCCAAGCCCCTTCGCCACGGCCAGCCGCGCTCGATCCCCGTTGCCTGGGGCGCCCGGTGCATCTGCTGCCCCGCGTGGCCCTGCGACTTCAGGAGGCGTTGCAGCGCAAGCTGTGCCTGCCCTGGAATCGCCGCTACCACGCCCGCTATGACCTGCATGCGCTGAGCCTGCAGCCGCTTGATCGCGCCACGCGCGAGGCCGACACCCTGGATCCCGACGCGCTGCGCTGGCTGCGAACCCCGGGCCCCGCCGGCCTGCTGGCCTGCCGGATCGACCGCAGTCTGGTGCTGGCCCTGCTGGCGCGACGCCTGGGATTGGGCACCGATGCGCCCGCTGCACCGGACTCGCCCGCCAGCCCGGCGCCCGCCAAGCTGCCGACGGCCACCGAGGATCGCCTGCTGCAGTCGTTGGCACGCCAGTTCTGCGGCCTCTCGCTGCAGCTGCTGGCGCAGGCCGCGCAGCCGGACGGAACCCACGATCTGCAAGACCTGTCCCCCACCGACGACCTCCCGTCGATGCAACTGGGCAGCCTGCCGGACCTGGGCGCCGACGCCTGGGAAATGCGGGTGCTGATCCGCGACGCCGCCGACCCCGCGCGCGACATGCCGCTGCGCCTGGCGCTGAGCGGCGCCTATGTGCAGCCGCTGCTGCGACAACTCAGCGCCGAGGCCCACCGTGCGCGACCGAAGCCGCCCGCCAAGCCACCGCTTGCGCGACGGCTGACCTTGTCCCTGCAGGCGCGTCTGCTGGAGCGGGAAATGGCGCTGGGCACGGTGCTGGATCTCCAGCCCGGTGCGCTGATCCCGATCCGGCTGACGGATGCCACGGTGATCGTCGAAGGCGCCGCGCTGATGCGGGCCGCCGTCGCGGAACACCAGGGCAAGTTGTGCCTGACCTCTTTCGAAGATCTGGAGTGA
- a CDS encoding FliM/FliN family flagellar motor switch protein — translation MMMSDDDLIAGLLDQPQSASPAPVEPRPAGRDLPALMRKIAVTLTLEVGEARLSLHDLAQLRPDSVVELDTLAGAPLVIKVNGTAIGHAEVVVSGDSHALRVLDIDGLNLDALDAPGA, via the coding sequence ATGATGATGAGCGACGACGACCTGATCGCCGGCCTGCTGGACCAGCCGCAGTCGGCCAGTCCGGCCCCGGTCGAGCCGCGCCCCGCGGGCCGCGACCTGCCCGCACTGATGCGCAAGATCGCGGTCACGCTGACGCTGGAAGTCGGCGAGGCCCGGCTCTCGCTGCATGACCTGGCGCAGTTGCGTCCCGACAGCGTCGTGGAGCTGGACACGCTGGCCGGCGCGCCGCTGGTCATCAAGGTGAACGGCACCGCGATCGGGCATGCGGAGGTGGTGGTCAGCGGCGACAGCCATGCGCTGCGGGTGCTGGACATCGATGGCCTGAATCTGGACGCCCTGGACGCGCCCGGCGCATGA
- the fliP gene encoding flagellar type III secretion system pore protein FliP (The bacterial flagellar biogenesis protein FliP forms a type III secretion system (T3SS)-type pore required for flagellar assembly.), which translates to MNRLTDLSHLPHQGGRGLTGGRLRQAATGLRAAGVVALLWAASHPAAAATLKVAGAGGAIGDFTLKTQVLVIMTLLGLLPVLVLMMTCFTRFVIVLSLLRQALGLQQGLPNRLVTGVALILTILVMRPVGQQVYDQALKPYDDEKITLTQALRIAEAPISRFMLAQTSKAALAQIAQLSGETAVARPEDHSFPVKLAAFTLSELKTAFQIGCMLFIPFLVIDLVVSSVLMAMGMMMLSPLVISLPLKLLLFVLVDGWTLTVNTLVASVRGMGG; encoded by the coding sequence ATGAACCGCCTCACCGACCTCAGCCACCTTCCGCACCAGGGAGGGCGAGGCCTGACCGGCGGGCGACTCAGGCAGGCGGCCACGGGGCTGCGGGCCGCAGGGGTCGTCGCGCTGCTGTGGGCGGCCTCCCATCCTGCGGCGGCAGCCACGCTCAAAGTGGCCGGCGCGGGCGGCGCGATCGGCGACTTCACGCTGAAGACCCAGGTCCTGGTCATCATGACGCTGCTCGGGCTGCTGCCCGTGCTGGTGCTGATGATGACCTGCTTCACCCGGTTCGTGATCGTGCTGTCGCTGCTGCGCCAGGCGCTCGGTTTGCAGCAGGGGCTGCCCAATCGGCTGGTGACCGGTGTGGCGCTGATCCTCACCATCCTGGTCATGCGACCGGTGGGCCAGCAGGTCTACGACCAGGCCCTCAAGCCCTACGACGACGAAAAGATCACCCTCACCCAGGCGCTGCGCATCGCCGAGGCGCCGATCTCGCGCTTCATGCTGGCCCAGACCAGCAAGGCCGCACTGGCGCAGATTGCGCAGCTCTCGGGCGAGACCGCCGTGGCCCGGCCGGAGGACCACAGCTTCCCGGTCAAGCTGGCGGCGTTCACGCTGTCGGAGCTCAAGACCGCCTTCCAGATCGGCTGCATGCTGTTCATCCCGTTCCTGGTGATCGATCTGGTGGTGTCCTCGGTGCTGATGGCGATGGGCATGATGATGCTGTCGCCGCTGGTGATCTCGCTGCCGCTGAAGCTGCTGCTGTTCGTGCTGGTCGACGGCTGGACGCTGACGGTCAACACGCTGGTCGCCAGCGTGCGCGGCATGGGCGGATGA
- the fliQ gene encoding flagellar biosynthesis protein FliQ — translation MTPDIAIDLIGESLNLTLLLVLVLILPGLLIGLVVALFQAATQINEQTLAFLPRLLVTLLVLGVAGRWMVSLLMDFCVSIFERAAHLVS, via the coding sequence ATGACGCCTGACATCGCGATCGATCTGATCGGTGAAAGCCTCAACCTCACCCTGCTGCTGGTGTTGGTGCTGATCCTGCCGGGGCTGTTGATCGGCCTGGTGGTGGCGCTGTTCCAGGCCGCCACCCAGATCAACGAGCAGACCCTGGCCTTCCTGCCGCGGTTGCTGGTGACGCTGCTGGTGCTGGGCGTGGCGGGCCGCTGGATGGTGAGCCTGCTGATGGACTTCTGCGTGTCGATCTTCGAGCGCGCGGCGCATCTGGTCAGCTGA
- a CDS encoding flagellar biosynthetic protein FliR: MLPWLSALWWPFCRAMALLTAAPTIGDAGIPMAVRALLALVLAVVLMPVSQSTAVAIPIFSMQGILAAAEQAVLGLAIGLSFHLAMAVIGVLGFLLSSQLGLAMAVLNDPINGSSSDVVTALLNVLCVLAFFSMDGHLLFTAVLGESFRAWPVGAGLSLITLQNLVYNLAWVFSAALLLALPVVAATLVVQLGMGFLNRVAPALNLFSLGYSLVTLFGLFMLTQMLAQVPAHYLRMTEQLLRMIEQGMRTGGAVSLLGTGGGGHG; the protein is encoded by the coding sequence CTGCTGCCTTGGCTTTCCGCGTTGTGGTGGCCGTTCTGCCGCGCCATGGCGTTGCTGACGGCCGCCCCCACGATCGGGGACGCCGGCATCCCGATGGCGGTGCGGGCGCTGTTGGCGCTGGTGCTGGCGGTGGTGCTGATGCCGGTCTCGCAATCGACGGCGGTGGCCATTCCGATCTTCTCGATGCAAGGCATCCTCGCGGCGGCCGAGCAGGCGGTGCTGGGGCTGGCAATCGGGCTGAGCTTCCATCTGGCGATGGCGGTGATCGGCGTGCTGGGCTTCCTGCTCTCGTCGCAGCTGGGGCTGGCGATGGCGGTGTTGAATGATCCGATCAACGGCAGCTCGTCGGACGTGGTCACCGCCTTGTTGAATGTGCTGTGCGTGCTGGCCTTCTTCAGCATGGACGGCCATCTGCTGTTCACCGCCGTGCTGGGCGAGAGTTTCCGGGCCTGGCCGGTGGGCGCCGGACTGTCGCTGATCACCCTGCAGAACCTGGTCTACAACCTGGCCTGGGTGTTCTCCGCGGCCTTGCTGCTGGCCCTGCCGGTGGTGGCCGCGACGCTCGTGGTGCAGCTGGGCATGGGCTTCCTGAACCGGGTGGCCCCGGCGCTCAACCTGTTTTCGCTGGGCTATTCGCTGGTCACGCTGTTCGGCCTGTTCATGCTGACGCAGATGCTCGCCCAGGTGCCCGCCCACTACCTGCGCATGACCGAACAGTTGCTTCGCATGATCGAGCAAGGCATGCGGACCGGCGGTGCCGTCAGCCTGCTGGGCACGGGGGGCGGCGGCCATGGCTGA
- the flhB gene encoding flagellar type III secretion system protein FlhB codes for MAESSSADKTEKPSEQKLRKAREQGQVARSKDIAAAVGLLLGLKLLVWMAPHYLDQFGRLFRLALAPLDGQDPLQGLQTMWGETAHEALWLMTQLLLPLLVLPAAVIVAAQLSGGVIFSASLWAPRFSRLNPLGNLGRLFSGKHYSDLAATLMKVAGVLGVLVWLTTSLAGEYVRLQALPLPAALARAADLVMDALLTLASVLALYAVIDLPLQRLFFLRGQRMSKQEVKDEYKQNEGRPEVRQRIRQLQQQIARRSVRKEVPQADVVIVNPEHYAVALRYDSAKAEAPYVVAKGVDEMALYIRRLALDHQVHLLELPPLARALYNSSQVRQQIPASLYQAVAQVLSHVMQLRAFRAGQRRTEPRLSPDLPVPRHLSDPAPQAPSEADSQASAAAAASHEPRRNTATAGRPTEAPRARQAADPAVSPAPTAPPSPEYRA; via the coding sequence ATGGCTGAGTCTTCCAGCGCCGACAAGACCGAGAAGCCGTCGGAGCAGAAGCTCCGCAAGGCCCGCGAGCAGGGCCAGGTCGCCCGCAGCAAGGACATCGCGGCCGCGGTCGGACTGCTGCTGGGCCTGAAGCTGCTGGTCTGGATGGCGCCGCACTATCTCGACCAGTTCGGCCGATTGTTCCGTCTGGCGCTCGCGCCGCTGGATGGACAGGATCCCCTGCAGGGCCTGCAGACGATGTGGGGCGAGACAGCCCACGAAGCGCTGTGGCTGATGACGCAGCTGTTGCTGCCGCTGCTCGTGCTGCCGGCGGCGGTGATCGTGGCGGCGCAGTTGAGCGGCGGCGTGATCTTCTCCGCGTCGCTCTGGGCGCCGCGCTTCTCGCGCTTGAATCCTCTGGGCAATCTGGGCCGGCTGTTCAGCGGCAAGCATTACAGCGATCTGGCCGCGACCTTGATGAAGGTCGCTGGCGTGCTGGGCGTGCTGGTGTGGCTGACCACCAGCCTGGCCGGCGAGTATGTGCGGCTGCAGGCCCTGCCGCTGCCGGCGGCCCTGGCGCGCGCGGCCGATCTGGTGATGGATGCGCTGTTGACGCTGGCGTCGGTGCTGGCCTTGTATGCGGTGATCGACCTGCCGCTGCAGCGCCTGTTCTTCCTGCGCGGTCAGCGCATGAGCAAGCAGGAAGTGAAGGACGAATACAAGCAGAACGAAGGACGGCCCGAAGTCCGCCAGCGCATCCGCCAGCTGCAGCAGCAGATCGCCCGACGCAGCGTGCGCAAGGAGGTGCCGCAGGCGGATGTGGTGATCGTCAATCCCGAGCACTATGCGGTCGCGCTGCGCTATGACAGCGCCAAGGCCGAAGCCCCCTATGTGGTGGCCAAGGGCGTGGACGAAATGGCGCTCTACATCCGCCGCCTGGCGCTCGACCATCAGGTGCATCTGCTGGAACTGCCGCCGCTGGCGCGCGCGCTCTACAACAGCTCGCAGGTGCGGCAGCAGATCCCCGCCTCGCTCTACCAGGCGGTGGCGCAGGTGCTCAGCCATGTGATGCAGCTCAGAGCCTTCCGCGCCGGTCAGCGCCGCACCGAGCCGCGACTGTCGCCCGACCTGCCCGTGCCGCGCCATCTGTCCGATCCAGCGCCGCAGGCGCCGTCCGAGGCCGACAGCCAGGCGTCTGCTGCTGCGGCCGCCTCGCATGAACCGCGGCGCAACACCGCCACCGCAGGGCGCCCCACCGAGGCCCCTCGCGCTCGACAGGCGGCCGACCCGGCCGTGAGCCCGGCCCCCACCGCACCGCCCTCCCCCGAGTACCGCGCATGA
- a CDS encoding flagellar biosynthesis protein FlhA: MNLLSTLRLQLRDLRIAAPLFLLAILGMVILPLPPVLLDVLFTFNIVLSLVVILVSVNSKRPLDFSIFPSVILATTLMRLSLNVASTRVVLLHGHEGTHAAGRVIESFGNVVIGGNFIVGLVVFVILMVVNFIVVTKGAERISEVSARFTLDALPGKQMAIDADLNAGLINQEQAQRRRKDVGTEADFYGAMDGASKFVRGDAIASILILLINLVGGVAIGALMHGLSLAEAVRQYGLLTIGDGLVAQIPALLLSAAAAIIVTRVSDSGEFEQQVSEQMLASPQVLYSAAGVMLVLAMIPGMPWMAFSAFGLALAYAGWRMAGRSAEAVQPAAPVEAALMAGTPPEIDWQALPVVEPVAVSLGYKLVNLIDPAQGAPLQARVRGMRQSMSESLGVLLPTLSVRDDLSLKPNQYAISLSGAVVAQAELYPDRLMAIASGQVYGDLDGVPGFDPAYGMPVTWISSEAKAHALGLGYQVVDVASVVATHVSKILREQLPELLRFDDIAALLERLNAIAPKLGVALDKAFTHAQLLKVMRLLLAEGVAVKDIQSIASTLVENAEATKDPILLAAEVRCALKRQIVAQLLGPQGALGALRVFNLGADLENHLLNALNQARGGGAKVQLDSFPVDPQLLSQLQQHMPSARDQMKAQGASPALLVMPQVRPLLARYARLFAPGLSVLSYNEVPEHKEIAVLGTLG; the protein is encoded by the coding sequence ATGAACCTGCTCTCCACCCTCCGCCTGCAGCTGCGTGACCTGCGCATCGCCGCACCGCTGTTCCTGCTCGCCATCCTCGGCATGGTCATCCTGCCGCTGCCGCCGGTGCTGCTGGATGTGCTGTTCACCTTCAACATCGTGCTGTCACTGGTGGTGATCCTGGTGAGCGTGAACAGCAAGCGGCCGCTGGACTTCTCGATCTTCCCCAGCGTGATCCTGGCGACCACGCTGATGCGGCTGTCACTGAACGTGGCCTCCACCCGCGTGGTGCTGCTGCACGGTCATGAAGGCACCCATGCCGCGGGCCGAGTGATCGAGTCCTTCGGCAACGTGGTCATCGGCGGCAATTTCATCGTCGGTCTGGTGGTGTTCGTGATCCTGATGGTGGTGAACTTCATCGTCGTCACCAAGGGCGCGGAGCGGATCTCTGAAGTCTCGGCGCGCTTCACGCTGGACGCGCTGCCCGGCAAGCAGATGGCCATCGATGCCGATCTGAATGCCGGCCTGATCAACCAGGAACAGGCGCAGCGGCGCCGCAAGGACGTCGGCACCGAGGCGGATTTCTACGGCGCGATGGACGGCGCCAGCAAGTTCGTGCGGGGCGATGCGATCGCCTCCATCCTGATCCTGCTGATCAACCTGGTGGGCGGCGTGGCCATCGGCGCCCTCATGCATGGACTGAGCCTGGCGGAGGCGGTGCGCCAATACGGCCTGCTGACGATCGGTGACGGCCTGGTCGCGCAGATTCCCGCGCTGCTGCTGTCCGCCGCCGCGGCGATCATCGTCACCCGGGTGAGCGATTCGGGCGAGTTCGAGCAGCAGGTCAGCGAGCAGATGCTGGCCTCACCGCAGGTGCTCTACAGCGCCGCAGGGGTGATGCTGGTGCTGGCGATGATCCCGGGCATGCCGTGGATGGCTTTCAGCGCCTTCGGCCTGGCGCTGGCGTATGCCGGCTGGCGCATGGCCGGGCGCAGTGCCGAGGCGGTGCAGCCGGCTGCGCCGGTGGAGGCCGCCCTGATGGCCGGCACGCCGCCGGAGATCGATTGGCAGGCCCTGCCGGTAGTGGAGCCGGTGGCCGTCAGCCTGGGCTACAAGCTGGTGAACCTGATCGACCCGGCGCAGGGCGCGCCGCTGCAGGCGCGGGTGCGCGGCATGCGGCAATCGATGAGCGAATCGCTGGGCGTGCTGTTGCCGACGCTGTCGGTGCGGGATGACCTGTCGCTCAAGCCCAACCAGTATGCGATCTCGCTCAGCGGCGCGGTGGTGGCACAGGCGGAGCTCTATCCCGATCGACTGATGGCGATCGCCTCCGGCCAGGTCTACGGCGACCTGGACGGCGTGCCCGGCTTCGATCCGGCCTACGGCATGCCGGTCACCTGGATCAGCAGCGAGGCCAAGGCCCATGCGCTGGGGCTGGGCTATCAGGTGGTGGATGTGGCCAGCGTGGTAGCGACCCATGTCAGCAAGATCTTGCGCGAGCAGTTGCCGGAGCTGCTGCGGTTTGACGACATCGCCGCGCTGCTGGAGCGCCTGAATGCGATCGCCCCCAAGCTGGGCGTGGCATTGGACAAGGCCTTCACCCATGCACAGCTGTTGAAGGTGATGCGGCTGCTGCTGGCCGAGGGCGTGGCGGTGAAGGACATCCAGAGCATCGCCTCGACGCTGGTCGAGAACGCCGAAGCCACCAAGGACCCGATCCTGCTGGCCGCGGAAGTCCGCTGCGCCTTGAAGCGCCAGATCGTGGCGCAGTTGCTCGGGCCGCAGGGCGCGCTCGGCGCCTTGCGGGTGTTCAACCTGGGCGCCGATCTGGAGAACCATCTGCTGAATGCGCTCAACCAGGCGCGCGGCGGTGGTGCGAAGGTGCAGCTGGACAGCTTCCCGGTGGACCCGCAGTTGCTGTCGCAGCTGCAGCAGCACATGCCGTCGGCACGCGATCAGATGAAGGCCCAGGGCGCCTCGCCGGCCCTGCTGGTCATGCCGCAGGTGCGGCCGCTGCTGGCCCGCTATGCGCGGCTCTTTGCGCCGGGGTTGTCGGTGCTGTCGTACAACGAGGTGCCGGAGCACAAGGAGATCGCGGTGCTGGGCACCCTCGGTTGA